In Lewinellaceae bacterium, a single window of DNA contains:
- a CDS encoding porin — protein MRVLKYTLILVLFFDTFLSAQDAEMASAGELVPAVAAEAEEVPEGESKLPFEVSGFVDVYYAYSFSDKFPSVTTRPLPTSFTETTNSFSLGMANLVFSKEGKVGFVADLAVGPRAEVANGFSGTTLAAIKQMYVTYSPADWLTFTFGNFGTHVGYEVIDAPANINYSTSYMFSNGPFYHTGLKADVALSENFGAMVGLFDDTDSKFDFTPGKHFGAQLSYSDDLVGIYLNYIGGKDVEGDSLSSDVSGHQVDLTATFQLTDELGLGVNATSKTNAVAEGDNTSWFGAALYANYAFSELFTLGLRGEYIGDPDGEILGAINGNVLSLTASGNFHIGALTIIPEFRVDHSPNEVFPGDDGKLTQSLPVVLVAAVYSF, from the coding sequence ATGCGAGTTTTAAAGTATACCCTTATCCTCGTTTTGTTCTTTGACACGTTTCTCAGCGCACAGGATGCGGAAATGGCCAGTGCCGGCGAGTTGGTTCCCGCTGTTGCTGCCGAGGCGGAAGAGGTTCCGGAAGGGGAGTCCAAGCTGCCGTTCGAGGTCTCGGGTTTTGTCGACGTATATTACGCCTATAGTTTTTCCGACAAATTTCCCTCAGTGACCACCCGGCCCCTGCCCACCAGTTTTACGGAGACCACCAACTCCTTCTCTCTGGGCATGGCCAACCTGGTTTTTTCCAAAGAAGGAAAGGTGGGCTTCGTGGCAGACCTGGCGGTCGGGCCCCGGGCGGAAGTAGCCAACGGTTTCAGCGGCACAACTCTGGCGGCCATCAAGCAGATGTACGTTACCTACAGCCCCGCCGACTGGCTGACTTTTACCTTCGGAAATTTCGGCACCCACGTCGGGTATGAAGTCATCGACGCGCCGGCGAACATCAACTACAGCACCTCGTACATGTTCTCCAACGGGCCCTTTTACCACACCGGCCTGAAGGCGGACGTTGCTTTATCAGAGAACTTCGGGGCTATGGTTGGCCTGTTCGACGACACCGACAGCAAGTTCGATTTCACGCCGGGCAAGCACTTTGGCGCCCAATTGTCTTATTCGGATGACCTGGTAGGCATCTACCTGAACTACATCGGCGGCAAAGACGTGGAAGGCGATAGCTTGTCCTCCGATGTTTCCGGCCACCAGGTCGACCTTACCGCCACCTTCCAGCTCACCGACGAGCTGGGCCTGGGGGTAAACGCCACCTCCAAGACCAACGCGGTAGCAGAGGGTGACAACACCAGCTGGTTCGGCGCCGCTTTATACGCGAACTATGCTTTCAGCGAATTGTTTACCCTGGGCCTTCGCGGCGAGTACATCGGCGACCCCGACGGCGAAATCCTCGGCGCCATCAACGGCAACGTGCTGAGCCTGACGGCTTCCGGCAATTTCCACATCGGCGCGCTGACGATCATTCCGGAATTCCGGGTAGACCACTCTCCCAACGAGGTCTTCCCCGGCGATGACGGGAAATTGACCCAATCGCTGCCGGTTGTGCTGGTGGCGGCGGTATACAGTTTTTAG
- the amt gene encoding ammonium transporter encodes MNEALFTANNVWMLVATALVFIMHLGFASLESGFVQRKNTVNILFKNSMIISIGLLTYCIMGFNLMYPGVNEGGFFGFSGFGLSMPEGDAGGINYANGGYTYWTDFIFQAMFAATAATIVSGAVAERIKLNAFLIFATIFVAISYPITGMWKWGGGWLNAAGFYDFAGSTLVHAVGGWGALAAIILLGARKGKYSSSGIKPIPGHSMPLAAVGVFLLWFGWFGFNGGSVLSADPVAVSLVFVTTSLAAAAGAIGAFTASYLLFKTHDLSMVLNGVLGGLVGITAGADLMGPTEAILIGAIAGMIIPVAVVTFDRRLKLDDPVGATSVHLVCGLWGTLAVGIFGAKAGLGQLWVQLYGTLAIGAFTFAFAFGLMYLLKATIGIRVTEEEEEKGLDVSEHDMRAYGESISSVEPAGYELSVK; translated from the coding sequence ATGAATGAAGCATTATTCACTGCCAATAATGTATGGATGCTTGTTGCCACTGCATTGGTTTTTATCATGCACCTGGGTTTCGCTTCCCTGGAATCAGGCTTCGTACAGAGAAAAAATACAGTCAACATCCTGTTCAAGAACTCCATGATCATTTCCATAGGCCTGCTGACCTATTGCATCATGGGCTTCAACCTGATGTATCCCGGCGTTAACGAAGGCGGCTTTTTCGGCTTCAGCGGTTTCGGCCTGAGCATGCCGGAAGGCGATGCCGGCGGCATCAACTACGCAAATGGCGGGTATACCTACTGGACGGATTTCATTTTCCAGGCCATGTTTGCCGCTACGGCCGCCACCATTGTTTCGGGGGCAGTTGCCGAGCGCATCAAACTGAACGCCTTCCTCATCTTTGCCACCATTTTCGTCGCCATCAGCTACCCCATCACGGGCATGTGGAAATGGGGCGGCGGCTGGTTGAATGCCGCAGGGTTCTACGATTTTGCCGGTTCTACGCTCGTGCACGCCGTTGGCGGCTGGGGCGCGTTGGCGGCTATCATCCTGCTCGGCGCGCGCAAAGGCAAGTATAGCTCCAGCGGCATCAAGCCCATTCCGGGCCACAGCATGCCCCTGGCCGCCGTGGGCGTTTTCCTCCTCTGGTTCGGATGGTTTGGCTTCAACGGCGGCTCCGTGCTTTCCGCCGACCCGGTTGCCGTATCCCTGGTATTCGTGACGACTTCCCTGGCGGCGGCAGCCGGCGCCATTGGCGCTTTCACGGCCTCTTACCTGCTGTTTAAGACGCACGACCTCTCCATGGTGCTCAACGGGGTGCTGGGCGGCCTGGTGGGCATCACCGCCGGCGCCGACCTCATGGGCCCGACGGAGGCCATCCTCATCGGCGCCATTGCCGGGATGATCATTCCGGTGGCCGTCGTCACCTTCGACCGCCGCCTGAAACTGGACGACCCGGTGGGCGCCACTTCGGTGCACCTCGTCTGTGGCCTCTGGGGAACGCTGGCAGTAGGCATCTTCGGCGCTAAGGCCGGCCTGGGCCAGCTTTGGGTGCAGCTCTATGGCACCCTGGCCATCGGCGCGTTCACCTTCGCTTTTGCCTTCGGGCTGATGTACCTGCTCAAGGCGACCATCGGCATCCGGGTAACGGAAGAAGAAGAAGAAAAAGGCCTGGACGTTTCCGAACACGATATGAGAGCCTACGGGGAATCCATCTCGTCAGTAGAACCTGCCGGGTATGAACTATCTGTAAAATAA
- a CDS encoding P-II family nitrogen regulator — protein sequence MKKIEAIIRLSRFEKVRDALADIGVRFFTLKDVKGFGLQKGETITYRGSTFDSDYIARLQLDILANDDMIDMIVDVIVSSGRTGEIGDGKITVFDVNQVVRIRTQETGAKAI from the coding sequence ATGAAGAAGATAGAGGCTATTATCCGCCTGTCCCGCTTTGAGAAAGTGCGCGACGCCCTGGCTGACATCGGCGTTCGTTTTTTTACATTGAAAGACGTTAAAGGATTCGGGCTGCAAAAAGGCGAAACGATCACCTATCGGGGGAGCACCTTTGATAGCGATTACATCGCCCGCCTGCAGTTGGATATTCTCGCCAACGACGACATGATCGACATGATTGTCGACGTTATCGTAAGTTCCGGCCGGACCGGAGAAATCGGCGATGGCAAAATCACTGTTTTCGACGTCAATCAGGTCGTGCGCATCCGCACGCAAGAGACAGGCGCCAAAGCGATCTGA
- a CDS encoding T9SS type A sorting domain-containing protein — translation MKKRPLLLLLPIFVFLNSSFFTGPTAGTIYYWVGNGSPSNQWNVGMNWQDQDGNAALGPPGMNDDVIIDGNFNVILSSSPQTVIVESVFLKNGADLTINNGATLNTERGNSENDGFSLDPNCSLTVNGILNINTGGFFAPDAGLNIDPDATVTIGSTGSLNIANAQTDGINAKGFLINNGTISITNSASDAIYTHQPAMATLGLITNINKIIITGGAMGINIGSVPLDNYGTVIISGTSGDILYGGGNFRNFGTFGGNGTVAPTPFKPQNTGFISPGTAVVFGNPPSIGALTFTGNLNLKNVTLNIEIEGATSYDQIIVEEKDALNVDQATLNLSGSYTPVSGDMFNVLTSANMLTSILGAPFVLNGVSMDVSFAMSTGMMTVSFGSVLPVELIDFTARAAGKAVQLDWSTATETNNDYFSVEYAADGRHFSEIGRLSGAGASREARHYTFKHHSPEKGMNYYRLNQRDFDGASAYSKVQAVFLEKDNGWTIRPALARDVINVEWGEALKRSAAVAVFNLAGQKVYSQEVLAGAADVEIPVTNLVPGMYWVLVQENGEVATQRFVKE, via the coding sequence CCTTCCAATCAATGGAACGTTGGCATGAATTGGCAAGATCAAGATGGTAATGCTGCTCTTGGCCCTCCCGGGATGAATGACGATGTGATTATTGACGGCAATTTCAACGTAATCCTCTCTTCTTCCCCTCAAACGGTCATAGTGGAATCCGTATTTCTGAAAAATGGCGCCGACCTGACCATTAATAATGGGGCAACTTTGAATACGGAGAGGGGCAATAGCGAAAACGATGGTTTTTCTCTTGATCCCAATTGTTCTTTGACGGTAAACGGCATCCTTAACATCAATACCGGAGGCTTCTTTGCTCCTGATGCCGGCTTGAATATCGACCCGGACGCTACCGTTACCATTGGGAGCACGGGTTCCCTGAATATTGCCAATGCTCAAACCGATGGCATAAATGCAAAGGGGTTTTTGATAAACAATGGAACCATTTCAATTACCAATTCTGCCAGCGACGCCATATATACGCATCAGCCGGCGATGGCTACTCTTGGCTTGATTACCAATATTAATAAAATAATCATAACCGGAGGTGCCATGGGAATCAATATAGGCTCCGTGCCTCTTGACAACTACGGGACGGTAATCATCTCCGGCACTTCGGGCGATATACTCTATGGAGGCGGAAATTTCAGAAATTTTGGAACCTTTGGCGGAAATGGAACAGTGGCGCCCACTCCTTTTAAGCCTCAGAACACCGGTTTCATATCTCCGGGAACCGCGGTTGTCTTCGGCAACCCTCCCTCAATCGGCGCCCTTACGTTTACAGGCAATCTCAATTTAAAGAACGTTACCCTTAACATCGAAATCGAAGGCGCCACTTCCTACGACCAGATAATCGTAGAAGAGAAGGACGCACTAAATGTCGATCAGGCGACGCTCAACCTTAGCGGCTCCTACACGCCTGTTTCCGGCGATATGTTTAATGTGCTTACCAGTGCGAATATGCTAACGAGTATACTGGGAGCCCCATTCGTTCTCAATGGCGTATCCATGGACGTATCTTTTGCAATGTCAACCGGAATGATGACTGTGAGTTTTGGCAGTGTCCTGCCCGTAGAACTCATCGATTTCACCGCCCGGGCTGCCGGCAAAGCCGTACAGCTCGACTGGTCCACCGCCACGGAAACCAACAACGATTATTTCTCCGTCGAATACGCAGCGGATGGCCGGCATTTCTCGGAAATCGGCCGCCTATCCGGGGCCGGCGCTTCCCGGGAAGCCCGCCATTATACGTTCAAACACCATTCTCCGGAGAAGGGCATGAATTATTACCGCCTGAACCAACGCGATTTTGACGGCGCCTCGGCATACAGCAAAGTACAGGCCGTTTTCCTCGAAAAGGATAACGGCTGGACGATCAGGCCGGCTTTGGCCAGAGACGTGATAAACGTGGAATGGGGAGAAGCGCTGAAAAGAAGCGCTGCGGTAGCCGTCTTCAACCTGGCCGGCCAGAAGGTTTACAGCCAGGAGGTGTTGGCAGGCGCCGCCGACGTTGAGATTCCGGTGACAAATCTTGTGCCGGGGATGTATTGGGTGCTGGTGCAGGAAAATGGGGAAGTGGCAACGCAACGGTTTGTGAAGGAATAG